The DNA sequence GCGGGCATCAGCTCCCACGTCCTCGCGCTGCTCAAGCGCGAGCTCGGCGTCGACGACCAGGACGTCTTCGAGCTGGCCGCGCCGCTGGACCTCACCGGGCTCAACGTCATCCACGACCTCGACCGGCCGGGCCTGAAGTACCCCAAGTTCGTGCCCGTCACCGCGCAGGGCCTGGCCGAGGTCGAGTCGGCGAACCCCACCGACTTCTTCGAGGCCATCCGCTCCCGGGACATCCTCCTGCACCACCCGTACGACTCGTTCTCCACCTCGGTCCAGCAGTTCCTCGCCCAGGCCGCCGCAGACCCCAAGGTCCTGGCGATCAAGCAGACCCTGTACCGCACGTCCGGGGACTCCCCGATCGTGGACTCCCTCATCGACGCCGCCACCGCCGGCAAGCAGGTCCTGGCCATCGTCGAGATCAAGGCCAGGTTCGACGAGCAGGCCAACATCTCCTGGGCGCGCAAGCTCGAGCAGGCCGGGGTGCACGTCGTCTACGGCATCGTCGGGCTCAAGACCCACGCCAAGCTCTCGCTCGTCGTGCGCCAGGAGACCGACGGCCTGCGCCGGTACTGCCACGTCGGCACCGGCAACTACCACCCCAAGACGGCGCGCGGCTACGAGGACCTCGGGCTGCTCACCTGCGACCGGGACGTCGGCCAGGACCTCACCCGCCTGTTCAACCAGCTCTCCGGCTACGCCCCGCGCACGCGCTTCCACCGCCTGCTCGTCGCCCCCCGGTCGATCCGGCCCGGGCTGGTCGAGCGGATCGAGCGCGAGATCGAGAACAAGCGGGCCGGCAAGGAGGCCTGGGTCAGGTTCAAGTCCAACTCCATCGTCGACGAGGCGATCATCGACGCGCTCTACCGCGCCAGCCAGGCGGGGGTGCAGGTCGACATCGTCGTGCGCGGCATCTGCGCCGTCCGCGCCGGCGTGCAGGGGCTGAGCGAGAACATCCGGGTCCGCTCCATCCTGGGCCGGTTCCTCGAGCACGCCCGGGTGTACGCGTTCGCGAACGGCGGCGAGCCGGAGGTGTGGATCGGCTCGGCCGACCTCATGCACCGCAACCTCGACCGCCGGGTCGAGGCCCTCATCAAGATCGCCGACCCCGACCAGATCGACTACCTCGTCACGCTCCTGGACGTGTCCGTCTCGGACACCACCTCCTCGTGGCACCTCGACGCCGACGGGTGGCACCGCCGGCACCTCGGCCCCGAGGGAGAGCGGCTCGCCGACCTCCAGGAGATGCTCATGGCCCGGGCCCGGCGCCGCGTGGCGGCCTCGCGGTGAGCCAGGCGGCCGAGGCCGCCGCCGCGACCCGGACGTGCCAGGACGTCCAGGCGGCCGGTGCGCTCGTGTGGCGGCAGAACGGGCGGAAGCTCGAGGTGCTGCTCGTCCACCGGCCCCGCTACGACGACTGGGGCTGGCCCAAGGGCAAGCTGGACCCGGGCGAGAGCCTCGTCGAGTGCGCCGTCCGCGAGGTGGCCGAGGAGACCGGCGTCCACGTCGCCCTGGGCCAGCCGCTGCCCACGGTGAAGTACCGGCTCAAGGACGGCCGGGTCAAGCACTCGCACTACTGGGCCGCGGAGGAGATCGACGACGGCGCACAGAGCCCGCAGGGCCGACCGGCCGTGACGCCCGCCGACGGCAAGGAGATCGACGAGGTCCGCTGGGTCGAGGCCGGTGCGGCGCGGGACCTGCTGACCTACCCGCACGACCGCGAGCCGCTGGGGGTGCTGGTGGACCAGTGGCGCGACGAACGTCTGCGGACCTGGACGATGATCGTCCTGCGCCACGCCCGCTCCCGGAAGCGCTCGGCGTGGAAGGGCCCGGAGTCCGCCCGTCCGCTCACCCCGGCGGGAGAGCTGCAGGCGCACAACCTCGTCCCGATGCTCGCCGCGTACGGGGTCGAGGAGGTCATCACCTCGCCCTGGGAGCGGTGCGCCGCCACCGTGCGGCCCTACCTCGAGGCCACCGGCATCGGAGCCGAGCTGCGCCCCGAGCTCACCGAGGACGCCCACGCCAAGCGCGCCAGGCCCGTGCGCGAGCTCGTGCGCAAGGAGCTCTCCCGGCGCAACGTCCCCGTGGTCGTGTGCACCCACCGGCCCGTGCTGCCCACGGTGGTGACCGAGATCGCCAAGCGCACCCCGCACCGCATCATGCGCCAGGTGCCGGAGTCCGACCCGTGGCTGAAGAAGGGCGAGATGCTCGTCGTGCACGTCGCCAAGCGCCCGGGCCGCTCCGGCGTCGTCGCCGCCCTGGAGAAGTACCGCGCCCGGGAGTAGCCGGCTCGCGAGGCGGACGGTCGAGTCGCCGCCGCCCACCGTGCGGGGGGCGTAACGCAGGGCAGCCCGAGGTGCCGGGCGGCCGTGTTGCTCAACTGTGACCTGATGCGCGCTCGCGTTCATCCCTCGTTCACCCCCTGCCCGCCGACGCGTCACCCCGCTCACCTAGCGTCGATCACGGCCGGCGGCACACAGGCTCCCGGCCCACACCGACTCATCAGGGGATGGAATGACCGTCAAGCTTGGAAACCGTCGCTTCGCGAGCCTCGCCGCGATCGGCGCCCTCTCCCTCGTGCTCACCGCCTGCGGTTCGGGCGAGGCGACCGAGGGCAGCGACGAGGGCGGCGCGGCCGCCGCTGGACTGTCGGGGGAGCTCCCCGGCGCCGGCGCCTCCTCCCAGGAGAACGCCATGAACGGGTGGCTCGCCGGGTTCACCGAGGCCAACCCCGACGTCAACGCCTCGTACGACCCCACGGGCTCGGGCACCGGGCGCGAGCAGTTCATCAACGGCGCGGTCCTCTTCGGTGGCACCGACTCCACCTTCGACGAGGAGGAGCTCGCGGCCGGGTCGGAGCGCTGCTTCGGCGGCGAGGTCGTCGAGCTGCCCCTGTACATCTCCCCGATCGCCGTCGCCTACAACCTGCCCGGTGTCGACACGGAGCACATCAAGCTCGAGCCCGAGACCCTCGCGGCGATCTTCAACGGCGACATCACGAGCTGGGACGACCCGGCGATCGCCGCGACCAACGAGGGAGTCGAGCTCCCCGACCTGCCGATCGTGCCGGTCAACCGCTCGGACGACTCGGGCACCACCGAGAACTTCACCGAGTACCTCGCCGCCGCCGGCGGCGACGCCTGGCCGCACGAGGCCAGCGAGACGTGGCCGGTCACCGGCACGCAGTCCGGTGCCCAGACCGCCGGCGTGGTCTCCACCATCGAGGCCGCCGAGGGCACCATCGGCTACCTCGACGCCTCGCAGGTGACGGACGTCATGGGCACCGTCGCCGTCGGCGTCGGTGACGAGTTCGTGCCCTTCTCGCCCGAGGCAGCAGCCGCCGTCGTCGACGCCTCCCCGGCCGCCGAGGACGCCAGCGACCTCCGGCTGACCATCGACCTGGCACGGGACACCGAGGAGTCCGGCGCGTACCCGATCGTGCTCGTCTCCTACTCGATGGCGTGCTCCACCTACGACAGCGAGCAGGACGCCGAGAACGTCAAGGCGCTCCTGACCTACATCGCCAGCGAGGAGGGCCAGCAGCGCGCGGCCGACCCGAGCGTCGCGGGCTCGGCGCCGATCTCGGAGCAGCTGCGCGAGAGCGTCATGGCTGCGATCGAGCAGATCACGGTGGCATGATCCGACCCGATCCAGCCTGACCTGCCCTGACCGACCCGCCGGGCGGGGTCGCGCCCCGCAGGGGGACGACCCCGCCCGCGCCTGCCTGCAGCGGGCCGTCCCCACCGGCGGGTGGCCGGGTCGCGACGGCGGGTGGCCGGGTCGCGACGGCGGGTGGCCGCGTCCCCGCCGTGCGATGGATCGCGCGCGGATGTCCCCCTAGAGTGAGCGCTGCTGTTTCCGGCAGACGTGAGGGGCGAGGACGTGCACGCAGGATCGCGCCGGGCCACCGGGGCTCTGGGAGTCGTGCTCCTCCTGACCGCCTGCGGCGGGGCGGAGGAGGGCGGGTCCGGTCTGTCCGGCCCGCTGCCGGGCGCAGGGGCGTCCTCGCAGGAGGTCGCCATGATCGGCTGGCTCGCGTGGATGAGCGAGAACCACCCCGACGTGCTCGTCTCCTACGACCCG is a window from the Georgenia muralis genome containing:
- a CDS encoding NUDIX hydrolase; translated protein: MSQAAEAAAATRTCQDVQAAGALVWRQNGRKLEVLLVHRPRYDDWGWPKGKLDPGESLVECAVREVAEETGVHVALGQPLPTVKYRLKDGRVKHSHYWAAEEIDDGAQSPQGRPAVTPADGKEIDEVRWVEAGAARDLLTYPHDREPLGVLVDQWRDERLRTWTMIVLRHARSRKRSAWKGPESARPLTPAGELQAHNLVPMLAAYGVEEVITSPWERCAATVRPYLEATGIGAELRPELTEDAHAKRARPVRELVRKELSRRNVPVVVCTHRPVLPTVVTEIAKRTPHRIMRQVPESDPWLKKGEMLVVHVAKRPGRSGVVAALEKYRARE
- a CDS encoding RNA degradosome polyphosphate kinase, whose amino-acid sequence is MLAGVSASSASLAQQAAAAVAEARADNRPPEEADLPEGRFADRELSWLAFNERVLEQAEDQSVPILERAWFLAIFASNLDEFYMVRVAGLKRRIATGMAVTAASGLSPRQVLEALSARAKELTERHARVFAEDVQPKLAEEGIGILHWEDLAESERDRLHKFFRKQIFPVLTPLAVDPAHPFPYISGLSLNLAVLVRNPTTGKEHFARVKIPPLLPRFIAVDSEGRPYRPEDVPTDAGGRTSYLPLEEVVAHHLDALFPGMEIVEHHTFRVTRNEDVEVEEDDAENLLKALEKELVRRRFGPAVRLEVAAGISSHVLALLKRELGVDDQDVFELAAPLDLTGLNVIHDLDRPGLKYPKFVPVTAQGLAEVESANPTDFFEAIRSRDILLHHPYDSFSTSVQQFLAQAAADPKVLAIKQTLYRTSGDSPIVDSLIDAATAGKQVLAIVEIKARFDEQANISWARKLEQAGVHVVYGIVGLKTHAKLSLVVRQETDGLRRYCHVGTGNYHPKTARGYEDLGLLTCDRDVGQDLTRLFNQLSGYAPRTRFHRLLVAPRSIRPGLVERIEREIENKRAGKEAWVRFKSNSIVDEAIIDALYRASQAGVQVDIVVRGICAVRAGVQGLSENIRVRSILGRFLEHARVYAFANGGEPEVWIGSADLMHRNLDRRVEALIKIADPDQIDYLVTLLDVSVSDTTSSWHLDADGWHRRHLGPEGERLADLQEMLMARARRRVAASR
- the pstS gene encoding phosphate ABC transporter substrate-binding protein PstS, which translates into the protein MTVKLGNRRFASLAAIGALSLVLTACGSGEATEGSDEGGAAAAGLSGELPGAGASSQENAMNGWLAGFTEANPDVNASYDPTGSGTGREQFINGAVLFGGTDSTFDEEELAAGSERCFGGEVVELPLYISPIAVAYNLPGVDTEHIKLEPETLAAIFNGDITSWDDPAIAATNEGVELPDLPIVPVNRSDDSGTTENFTEYLAAAGGDAWPHEASETWPVTGTQSGAQTAGVVSTIEAAEGTIGYLDASQVTDVMGTVAVGVGDEFVPFSPEAAAAVVDASPAAEDASDLRLTIDLARDTEESGAYPIVLVSYSMACSTYDSEQDAENVKALLTYIASEEGQQRAADPSVAGSAPISEQLRESVMAAIEQITVA